One genomic region from Sulfurimonas sp. encodes:
- a CDS encoding IS1182 family transposase, producing MSELYKQGLNRNQQLLFPPSIDDYVDEDNNVRAIDSYVELLDLTKLQFSNTRKSDRADGQKAYSPKMLLKIYIYGYLNKIRSSRALEKECKRNLELIWLAQDLKPTYRTISEFRARNPKALKQVFKEFVVLCKNIDLIGDGLKAVDGAFLRANASKNQLILKKTLDKDLTKIETEIEEYLKSLEYADKEKQPSSIINKLPKDLRKLKYQQEELSKNLKLLEEMGKTQYNKTDSDASLMKKPAHNLMAYNSQIVVDDSFKFIVATDISTVGSDRAQLHKMAKETKENLGVDKLKIVADTGYYSAKEFKKCSEDNINAIVPLANMRQVQKDKGKFTRDEFIYNDNNDCYICPNNYQLKKRIAPQIKNDKVNFIYTGTSAICKACPLKDKCIPTKAPYKQIYRWEHEYITEAHNKKMQTEESKVIVKKRGSIVEHPFGTIKRTLGWDHYLVRGKEKVSGENALIMFSYNFKRLLNLIGINLFQKLMIALKDRDISSIKEEIAQYIANSLLYVVCFFRIYFMLKFKSRKAIILR from the coding sequence ATGAGTGAACTATATAAACAAGGTTTAAATAGAAATCAGCAATTATTATTTCCACCAAGTATTGATGATTATGTAGATGAAGATAACAATGTAAGAGCAATAGATTCTTATGTAGAATTATTAGACTTAACTAAACTGCAGTTTTCAAATACAAGAAAAAGTGATAGAGCAGATGGACAGAAAGCATATAGTCCTAAAATGCTTCTAAAAATATATATCTATGGCTACCTCAATAAGATAAGAAGTTCAAGAGCATTAGAAAAAGAGTGTAAAAGAAACCTAGAACTAATATGGCTAGCACAAGACTTAAAACCAACATATAGGACTATATCAGAGTTTAGAGCAAGGAATCCAAAAGCACTAAAACAAGTATTTAAAGAGTTTGTAGTTTTATGTAAAAATATAGATTTAATAGGGGATGGATTAAAAGCTGTTGATGGAGCATTTTTAAGAGCGAATGCCTCTAAAAATCAACTAATATTGAAAAAGACACTGGATAAAGATTTAACTAAAATTGAAACTGAAATAGAAGAGTATCTCAAATCACTAGAGTATGCAGATAAAGAGAAACAACCATCAAGTATCATTAATAAACTACCAAAAGATTTAAGAAAACTAAAATATCAACAAGAAGAGTTATCTAAAAACTTAAAACTTTTAGAAGAGATGGGTAAAACTCAATATAATAAAACAGATTCAGATGCTTCTCTTATGAAAAAACCTGCACATAACCTTATGGCATATAATTCACAGATAGTTGTAGATGATTCATTTAAATTCATAGTAGCTACTGATATTTCAACAGTAGGTAGCGATAGAGCACAACTGCATAAGATGGCAAAAGAGACTAAAGAAAATTTAGGAGTAGATAAACTAAAGATAGTAGCTGATACAGGATATTATAGTGCTAAAGAATTTAAAAAATGTAGTGAAGATAATATTAATGCTATTGTTCCTTTAGCAAATATGAGACAAGTTCAAAAAGACAAAGGTAAATTTACAAGAGATGAATTTATTTACAATGATAACAATGATTGCTATATATGTCCTAATAATTATCAACTAAAAAAAAGAATTGCACCACAAATAAAGAATGATAAAGTTAATTTCATTTATACAGGTACAAGTGCAATATGTAAAGCTTGTCCTCTCAAAGATAAATGTATACCTACAAAAGCACCATATAAACAAATATATAGATGGGAACATGAGTATATAACAGAAGCACATAATAAAAAGATGCAAACTGAAGAATCTAAAGTAATAGTCAAAAAAAGAGGTTCAATAGTTGAACATCCATTTGGAACAATTAAAAGAACTTTAGGTTGGGATCATTATCTTGTTCGTGGCAAAGAAAAAGTATCAGGTGAAAATGCACTTATCATGTTTAGCTATAACTTTAAAAGACTTTTAAATTTGATAGGTATAAATCTATTTCAAAAACTGATGATAGCTTTAAAAGATAGAGATATAAGTTCCATAAAAGAAGAAATAGCTCAATATATAGCTAACTCTTTATTATATGTAGTTTGTTTTTTTAGAATTTACTTTATGCTTAAATTTAAAAGTAGAAAAGCTATAATTTTAAGATAA